One Thermoanaerobaculia bacterium genomic window carries:
- a CDS encoding Rieske 2Fe-2S domain-containing protein, which yields MPSLPGDDVGGARFLVVDLYRVSAEQEPDRRPVLSRMLSRARLRFLFRGPATFRRSGKSPRERRKAARRARIASDSEKGGDMSEELWADLGPAEELRTTPLSQRKVGRTAIALSYRDGEFSAISGICNHAAGPLGEGRLDGDYVVCPWHNYKFHFRTGEGEPGYEADAVPRYDVKVENGRVFVNLNAATKRHKLAHPPHPLERPIARADGPTRVLGISATGMDPKNPRYSTSDALLGTALEHARSALGAETRRIALAELSFRNCEGYYSKSAHACTWPCSITQMDPDDRMDLVYEGIVFWADVVLVATPIRWGAPSALYFKMVERMNCVQNQITLRDRVMIRNKVASFIITGGQDNIQAVAGQMLGFFAEIGCLFPQFPYIAHSRGWSAEDMENNIAYVRKSQALREGAQALVGRAVEFSRLIGASCAAPERVMRAGRKADGLDRSSMDAGEIEAMKETP from the coding sequence GTGCCGTCCCTCCCGGGCGACGACGTCGGCGGCGCGCGCTTCCTCGTCGTCGACCTGTATCGCGTCTCCGCGGAACAGGAGCCCGATCGTCGCCCGGTACTCTCGCGGATGCTTTCCCGCGCGCGCCTTCGCTTCCTCTTCCGGGGCCCGGCGACGTTTCGACGCTCGGGGAAATCCCCGCGCGAACGAAGGAAAGCGGCGCGGCGCGCTAGAATCGCGTCCGATTCCGAAAAAGGGGGAGACATGTCGGAGGAGCTCTGGGCCGACCTCGGTCCGGCCGAGGAACTGCGGACGACTCCGCTTTCGCAGCGGAAGGTGGGGCGAACCGCGATCGCGCTCAGTTACCGGGACGGCGAGTTCAGCGCGATCTCGGGGATCTGCAACCACGCGGCGGGGCCGCTCGGCGAGGGACGGCTCGACGGCGATTACGTCGTCTGCCCGTGGCACAACTACAAGTTCCATTTCCGGACGGGCGAAGGGGAGCCGGGCTACGAGGCCGACGCGGTTCCCCGGTACGACGTCAAGGTCGAAAACGGCCGCGTGTTCGTGAACCTGAACGCCGCGACGAAGCGGCACAAACTCGCCCACCCGCCCCATCCGCTCGAGCGCCCGATCGCCCGGGCCGACGGGCCGACCCGCGTCCTCGGCATCTCGGCGACCGGCATGGACCCGAAGAATCCCCGGTACTCGACCTCGGACGCGCTCCTCGGGACCGCCCTGGAGCACGCGCGCTCCGCCCTGGGAGCCGAGACGCGGCGGATCGCCCTGGCCGAGCTCTCGTTCCGGAACTGCGAGGGCTACTACTCCAAGAGCGCGCATGCCTGCACGTGGCCGTGCTCGATCACCCAGATGGATCCCGACGACCGGATGGACCTCGTCTACGAAGGGATCGTGTTCTGGGCGGACGTCGTGCTCGTCGCGACGCCGATCCGCTGGGGCGCTCCGAGCGCGCTCTACTTCAAGATGGTCGAGCGGATGAACTGCGTGCAGAACCAGATCACCCTGCGCGACCGGGTGATGATCCGCAACAAGGTCGCCTCCTTCATCATCACCGGGGGACAGGACAACATCCAGGCGGTGGCGGGCCAGATGCTCGGATTCTTCGCGGAGATCGGATGCCTGTTTCCGCAGTTTCCCTACATCGCGCATTCGCGCGGATGGTCGGCCGAGGACATGGAGAACAACATCGCCTACGTCCGGAAGAGCCAGGCCCTGCGGGAGGGGGCGCAGGCGCTCGTCGGGCGCGCGGTCGAATTCTCGCGGCTGATCGGCGCGTCCTGCGCGGCTCCCGAGCGCGTGATGCGCGCCGGCCGCAAGGCGGACGGCCTCGACCGCTCCTCGATGGACGCGGGGGAGATCGAAGCGATGAAGGAGACGCCGTGA
- a CDS encoding MarR family transcriptional regulator, whose protein sequence is MEFLRLLWAVDHGLQSASKRMARSLGVTGPQRLVIRIVGRMPGISPGDLAGILHVHPSTLTGVLTRLVDHGLLARRGDLRDRRRMILTLTEKGKAINRSTAGTVEAGVRRMLDSMPAADLAASERVLRRLAADLTEQSLSWTK, encoded by the coding sequence GTGGAATTCCTTCGGCTCCTCTGGGCGGTCGACCACGGATTGCAGTCGGCCTCCAAGCGCATGGCGCGATCGCTCGGCGTGACCGGCCCGCAGCGGCTCGTCATCCGGATCGTCGGGCGGATGCCGGGCATCTCTCCGGGGGATCTCGCCGGGATCCTGCACGTGCACCCGAGCACGCTGACGGGGGTCCTGACGCGCCTCGTGGACCATGGCCTCCTCGCCCGTCGCGGCGACCTCCGGGACCGCCGCCGCATGATCCTGACGCTCACGGAGAAGGGGAAAGCCATCAACCGTTCGACGGCGGGGACGGTGGAAGCCGGGGTCCGCCGGATGCTCGATTCGATGCCCGCCGCGGACCTCGCCGCCTCGGAACGCGTGCTCCGCCGCCTCGCCGCCGACCTGACGGAACAGTCGCTCTCCTGGACGAAATGA